In a single window of the Zea mays cultivar B73 chromosome 5, Zm-B73-REFERENCE-NAM-5.0, whole genome shotgun sequence genome:
- the LOC103628309 gene encoding mini-chromosome maintenance complex-binding protein: protein MVQDMLGNEYYIGAFKDGSTWRTNKYTDFSPYSMPHPCDSHLWERHLFHCVPAPGQNSWTLESSPGPDVCRMSNCLAPELREKRKRDGDGDAMDVSENGHGNSSFYKKPKEGDVHVSSSSTEVARTIPEMNGGDHHIPGSSFSCLVKVMT from the exons ATGGTTCAGGATATGCTTGGGAATGAGTACTACATTGGTGCTTTCAAG GATGGGTCAACTTGGAGGACAAACAAGTACACTGACTTCTCACCGTACTCAATGCCGCATCCTTGTGATTCACATCTTTGGGAGCGCCATCTCTTCCACTGTGTGCCT GCACCTGGACAAAATTCTTGGACACTGGAGTCTTCACCAGGACCTGATGTCTGCAGGATGTCGAATTGTTTGGCACCTGAATTAAGAGAGAAAAGGAAGAGAGATGGAGATGGTGATGCCATGGAT GTTTCAGAAAATGGCCATGGCAATTCTTCATTCTACAAGAAGCCG AAGGAAGGTGATGTTCATGTCTCTTCCAGTTCAACTGAAGTGGCAAGAACCATTCCAGAGATGAATGGAGGCGATCATCACATACCAGGAAGCTCTTTTTCATGTCTAGTGAAGGTGATGACCTAG
- the LOC111589273 gene encoding uncharacterized protein, whose translation MRRRRWAPLAAACLVALAALLAAVHGGGGGGARGAAAPMPATRRPEASARVAAFDAARCKRQRNRAGAACAMLPAAAAAGGGGDDDKRVVPTGSNPLHNR comes from the coding sequence ATGAggaggcgacggtgggcgccgcTCGCCGCCGCGTGCCTCGTCGCGCTCGCGGCGCTCCTGGCCGCCGtccacggcggcggcggtggcggcgctcggggcgccgccgcgccaatGCCCGCGACCCGCCGCCCGGAGGCGAGCGCGCGCGTCGCCGCCTTCGACGCCGCGCGGTGCAAGAGGCAGCGGAACAGAGCTGGCGCCGCCTGCGCGATGCTGCCCGccgccgctgcggccggcggcggcggcgacgacgacaagCGGGTCGTGCCGACAGGCTCCAACCCCCTGCACAACCGATGA